One Helianthus annuus cultivar XRQ/B chromosome 7, HanXRQr2.0-SUNRISE, whole genome shotgun sequence genomic region harbors:
- the LOC110868987 gene encoding probable methyltransferase PMT23, giving the protein MPLSVQNLRRYPFIASLILLLISVAFFILTTNTLRQPIITKTSPFREIVSNVTNSVTYVASDEVDSDEGLDNWKVCPGPLAVDYIPCLDNWKVIKSLKSRRHMEHRERHCPDPNPRCLVPLPEGYKVPVSWPKSRDMIWFDNVPHLKLVEYKKEQNWVKRSGDYLLFPGGGTQFKEGVTHYIQYIEKNLPKIGWGKRTRVILDVGCGVASFGGYLMDKDVMTMSFAPKDEHEAQIQFALERGIPATLSVIGTQRLTFPDNAFDLIHCARCRVHWDGDGGKPLLELNRILRPGGVFIWSATPVYRDDERDKKVWESMVALTEAICWKVVAKSFDSSGIGLVIYEKPLSSSCYESRKQNNPPLCDENIRPNTSWYTPLDGCISAIPVKSTWPKPWPQRLKSKPLSLSTGPDAERIFHEDTRRWSEVVTNFYIGGLGVNWSSVRNVMDMNAGYGGFAAALTDLPLWVMNVVPVNGPDTLPVIFDRGLIGIYHDWCESLNTYPRTYDLLHSSFLFGNLTQRCDMLDGAIEMDRVLRPGGVVIVEDTIEMLKKLKHILRSLHWSTTIHHQRFLVGKKGFWRPQTES; this is encoded by the exons ATGCCACTTTCCGTTCAAAACCTCCGTCGATACCCCTTCATCGCATCTCTCATCCTCCTACTAATCTCCGTCGCCTTCTTCATCCTAACCACCAACACTCTCCGTCAACCAATTATAACCAAAACGTCGCCGTTTCGAGAAATCGTTAGTAACGTAACTAATTCTGTTACGTATGTTGCTTCGGATGAAGTGGATAGTGACGAGGGTTTGGATAACTGGAAGGTGTGTCCGGGACCATTAGCGGTTGATTACATACCGTGTTTGGATAATTGGAAGGTTATTAAGTCGTTGAAATCGAGACGGCATATGGAGCATAGAGAGAGGCATTGTCCGGATCCTAACCCTAGGTGTTTGGTTCCGTTGCCTGAGGGGTATAAGGTGCCGGTTTCGTGGCCGAAAAGTCGGGATATG ATATGGTTTGACAATGTCCCTCACCTTAAGCTTGTCGAATACAAGAAGGAACAAAACTGGGTGAAAAGATCCGGCGATTATCTTCTTTTCCCCGGAGGAGGTACTCAGTTTAAGGAGGGTGTTACTCATTACATCCAATACATAGAAAAG AATCTACCGAAGATTGGTTGGGGGAAGCGTACACGGGTGATTCTCGACGTCGGTTGTGGTGTTGCTAGCTTTGGTGGGTATTTGATGGACAAAGATGTTATGACAATGTCATTTGCTCCGAAAGACGAACACGAAGCTCAAATACAGTTTGCGCTTGAAAGAGGAATTCCCGCCACACTTTCAGTAATCGGAACACAAAGACTGACGTTTCCGGATAACGCTTTTGATTTGATTCACTGTGCACGATGCAGGGTGCATTGGGATGGAGATG GTGGAAAGCCGTTGTTGGAGTTAAACAGGATTCTGAGGCCTGGTGGAGTTTTTATCTGGTCTGCTACACCAGTTTATCGTGATGATGAAAGAGATAAAAAAGTTTGGGAAT CCATGGTAGCTCTCACTGAAGCTATATGCTGGAAGGTAGTGGCTAAAAGTTTTGATTCATCAGGAATAGGACTGGTCATATACGAGAAGCCTCTTTCGTCTTCCTGCTACGAATCACGTAAACAAAACAATCCACCACTATGCGACGAAAACATCCGGCCCAACACTTCATG GTATACACCCCTTGATGGCTGTATTTCCGCAATTCCAGTAAAAAGTACGTGGCCTAAACCTTGGCCTCAAAGGCTTAAAAGTAAACCGTTAAGTCTTTCAACCGGTCCGGATGCTGAAAGGATCTTTCATGAGGATACTAGACGCTGGTCTGAAGTTGTTACGAATTTTTACATTGGAGGCCTTGGTGTAAACTGGTCGAGTGTGAGGAATGTGATGGATATGAATGCTGGTTATGGCGG GTTTGCTGCTGCGTTGACTGATTTACCCCTATGGGTGATGAATGTTGTTCCTGTTAATGGGCCAGATACTTTACCTGTAATATTTGACAGAGGGCTGATCGGTATATACCATGACTGGTGCGAATCGCTTAATACTTATCCTAGAACGTATGATCTTCTACATTCCAGCTTCCTTTTCGGCAACTTAACCCAGAG GTGTGACATGTTGGATGGTGCGATTGAAATGGACCGCGTATTAAGACCAGGTGGAGTTGTGATAGTTGAAGATACCATAGAAATGTTAAAAAAGCTTAAACATATTCTGCGGTCACTTCATTGGTCAACCACCATACATCACCAACGATTCCTCGTTGGTAAGAAAGGTTTTTGGCGTCCTCAAACCGAAAGTTAA